In Bacteroides coprosuis DSM 18011, the following are encoded in one genomic region:
- a CDS encoding RagB/SusD domain-containing protein (InterPro IPR012944~KEGG: bvu:BVU_1368 hypothetical protein~PFAM: RagB/SusD~SPTR: Putative uncharacterized protein;~IMG reference gene:2504106458~PFAM: SusD family), translating to MKKIIYICAFILTGALASCNDFLEQSSPDKLTSDSFWRNKEDAEAGISAVYSQLEYAIDTYGFAEVKWPVEAYREDIVKLGSDAMNYPNWVELSTFTYTNGNSQFSSYWSNNYRGVSYANQVLEKAVTIPEGNIDENYRKQVLNEAHFLRAYYNLKLILNWEQIIIRDKYITSQADMNKAISPRIDSWNFIVEDLKKATELPDKYDADNVGRATRGAAYAYLGLTYLTRAYEEADQKQDYLNKAVEAFNNVKGYELVADFQSMFKGEKKNCPESIFELQFSMNDASGAFYKNALHNWIACSELGGWDEIIPSDILMTTFKSEGKIAKDGLYDKRLYHSIYFDDEYFNDGSGKIYGYDYQELFKENRGKSAFHKFLPPTLEQMEDWASAINIPLMRYANVLLMKAEALNELGKTAEAISLINQVRDVHGNMPAMKGSSKEDVKKQIEHERIVEFPLENWRWYDLRRWGKLEQAMKDAGRTSFELSKHAFYPIPLSEINANDLVN from the coding sequence ATGAAAAAGATTATATATATATGTGCTTTTATTTTGACTGGAGCACTTGCATCATGTAATGATTTCTTGGAGCAATCTTCCCCAGATAAATTAACTTCTGATTCTTTTTGGAGAAATAAGGAAGATGCGGAAGCAGGGATATCTGCAGTATATTCTCAGTTAGAATATGCTATTGATACATACGGGTTTGCTGAGGTAAAATGGCCAGTAGAAGCTTATCGAGAAGATATTGTAAAGTTGGGTAGTGATGCAATGAATTATCCAAACTGGGTGGAATTATCTACTTTTACTTATACTAATGGTAATTCTCAGTTTAGTAGTTATTGGTCTAATAATTACAGAGGGGTTAGTTATGCTAATCAAGTGCTAGAAAAAGCAGTCACTATTCCAGAGGGAAATATTGATGAAAATTACCGTAAACAAGTTTTGAATGAGGCTCATTTCTTAAGAGCTTACTATAATTTAAAACTTATTTTAAATTGGGAACAAATTATCATTCGTGATAAGTATATCACTTCTCAGGCAGATATGAATAAAGCAATATCTCCACGTATTGATTCTTGGAACTTCATCGTAGAAGATTTGAAAAAAGCGACTGAATTGCCAGACAAATATGATGCTGATAACGTAGGTAGAGCAACAAGGGGTGCAGCTTATGCATATTTGGGACTTACATATCTGACAAGAGCGTATGAAGAGGCTGATCAAAAGCAAGATTATCTAAACAAAGCTGTTGAGGCTTTTAATAATGTGAAAGGATATGAATTAGTTGCTGATTTTCAAAGTATGTTCAAAGGAGAAAAGAAGAATTGTCCAGAATCTATTTTTGAACTGCAATTTTCTATGAATGATGCAAGTGGTGCTTTCTACAAAAATGCACTACATAATTGGATTGCTTGCTCAGAGTTAGGTGGTTGGGATGAAATAATTCCAAGTGATATTCTGATGACTACATTTAAGTCTGAAGGAAAAATAGCAAAAGATGGATTGTATGACAAACGTTTGTATCATTCAATCTATTTTGATGATGAATACTTTAATGATGGTTCTGGTAAAATATATGGATATGATTATCAGGAATTATTTAAGGAGAATAGGGGTAAGAGTGCTTTTCATAAATTCCTTCCTCCAACTTTAGAGCAAATGGAAGATTGGGCATCTGCTATTAATATTCCTTTAATGCGCTATGCTAATGTTTTATTAATGAAAGCTGAGGCTTTGAATGAACTAGGAAAAACAGCAGAAGCTATTTCTTTGATTAATCAAGTTCGTGATGTTCATGGAAATATGCCTGCAATGAAAGGTTCATCCAAAGAAGATGTTAAAAAACAGATTGAACATGAGAGAATTGTTGAATTCCCTCTTGAGAACTGGCGTTGGTATGATTTACGTCGTTGGGGTAAGTTGGAGCAAGCGATGAAAGATGCTGGTAGAACTAGTTTTGAATTATCAAAACACGCTTTTTATCCAATACCTTTAAGTGAAATTAATGCAAATGATTTAGTCAATTAA